In Oryza glaberrima chromosome 8, OglaRS2, whole genome shotgun sequence, the following are encoded in one genomic region:
- the LOC127781627 gene encoding flavonol 3-O-glucosyltransferase UGT89B1-like, with translation MAATTTNGVPSRRRRPHVLVLPLPSRGHLLPLLDFAHRLSTRHGVALTVAVTASDLPLLSAFLASTPLAAALPFHLPDASLPENSNHALLAVHLFGIRAPLLSWARSRPDDPPTVVVSDFFLGWAQLLADDLGVPRVVFYASGAFAVAALEQLWNGALPLDPKSSVVLDTLPGSPAFPYEHVPSVVRSYVAGDPDWEVALEGFRLNARAWGAVVNSFDEMEREFLEWLKRFFGHGRVWAVGPVADSGCRGEERLPEAEQLFSWLDTCPARSVVYVCFGSMYKPPPAQAAALGAALEASGARFVWAVGADAAVLPEGLEERTAARGRVVHGWAPQVEILRHAAVGAFLTHCGWNSTLEGVAAGVPLLAWPMKADQFIDARLVVDLRGAAVRVAEGAAAVPDAATLARALADAVDGAKCGDVRAKAGALAAAAAAAVEEGGSSRVAFESMAKELETACMSPSFG, from the coding sequence atggccgccaccaccaccaacggcgtgccctcccggcggcggcggccgcacgtCCTCGTCCTCCCCTTGCCGTCGCGGGGCCACCTCCTGCCGCTCCTCGACTTCGCCCACCGCCTCTCCACCCGCCACGGCGTCgccctcaccgtcgccgtcacggCCTccgacctccccctcctctccgcctTCCTCGCATCCACCCCCCTCGCCGCTGCCCTCCCGTTCCATCTCCCCGACGCCTCCCTCCCGGAGAACTCCAACCACGCGCTCCTCGCCGTCCATCTCTTCGGCatccgcgcgccgctcctctcctgGGCGCGGTCTCGCCCGGACGATCCCCccaccgtcgtcgtctccgactTCTTCCTCGGGTGGGCGCAGctcctcgccgacgacctcgGCGTCCCGCGGGTCGTGTTCTACGCCAGCGgcgcgttcgccgtcgccgcgctcgagCAGCTCTGGAATGGCGCGCTGCCGCTGGACCCCAAGAGCTCGGTCGTCCTCGACACGCTCCCCGGGTCGCCGGCTTTCCCGTACGAGCACGTGCCGTCGGTGGTGAGGAGCTACGTCGCCGGCGATCCGGATTGGGAGGTCGCGCTTGAAGGCTTCCGCCTCAACGCCAGAGCTTGGGGCGCCGTGGTGAATTCGTTCGACGAGATGGAGCGCGAGTTCTTGGAGTGGCTCAAACGGTTCTTCGGCCATGGCCGCGTGTGGGCGGTCGGCCCGGTCGCCGACTCCGGCtgccggggagaggagagattgCCGGAAGCAGAGCAGCTGTTCTCCTGGCTCGATACGTGTCCCGCGCGTTCGGTGGTGTATGTCTGCTTCGGGAGCATGTacaagccgccgccggcccaggcggcggcgctgggcgccgcgctggaggcgagcggcgcgcggttCGTCTGGGCGGtgggcgccgacgccgccgtgctgccGGAGGGGCTGGAGGAGAGGACGGCCGCGCGTGGCCGCGTCGTGCACGGCTGGGCGCCGCAGGTGGAGATCCTCCGGCACGCCGCCGTGGGCGCGTTCCTGACGCACTGCGGCTGGAACTCGACGCTcgagggcgtcgccgccggggtGCCGCTCCTCGCCTGGCCGATGAAGGCCGACCAGTTCATCGACGCGCGGCTCGTGGTCGACCTGCGCGGCGCCGCGGTGCGCGTCGCggagggcgcggccgccgtGCCCGACGCGGCGACGCTGGCGCGCGCGCTCGCGGACGCCGTGGACGGGGCGAAGTGCGGCGACGTGAGGGCCAAGGccggcgcgctcgccgcggccgccgcggcggcggtggaggaaggTGGCAGCTCGCGCGTCGCCTTCGAGAGCATGGCGAAGGAGCTGGAAACTGCGTGCATGTCTCCTTCGTTCGGTTGA